The following are from one region of the Simiduia agarivorans SA1 = DSM 21679 genome:
- a CDS encoding NAD-dependent succinate-semialdehyde dehydrogenase, with product MLTLKNPALLRSQSYIDGQWIDADSGETVPVTNPSTGAVITSIASCGADETRRAIAAADKAMPAWRAKSAKERANILRNWYNLVMANLDDLSLILTAEQGKPLAEARGEIIYGANYLEWFAEEAKRVYGDIIPAPAGDKRIVVVKQPVGVVASITPWNFPNAMITRKVAPALAAGCTFVGKPATETPLSALALAVLAEEAGVPAGVFNMVCGKSSRAIGGEMTSNPIVRKLTFTGSTPVGKVLMEQCAATVKKTSMELGGNAPFIVFDDADIDSAVAGAVASKYRNAGQTCVCSNRLLVQEGIYDAFVAKLAAAVKQLPLGDGQAPDTKVGPMINQKAANDVDAMVKDAVEKGAQVALGGKFSSLGACFYEPTILTQVSDDMRVFREEIFGPVAPVFKFKDEAEAIAMANDTEFGLAAYFYTRDIGRVWRVGEALEYGIVGINEGIISNEMAPFGGVKESGSGREGSKYGMDDYLEIKYMCMGGVDK from the coding sequence ATGCTTACGTTAAAAAATCCAGCCTTGCTGCGCAGCCAATCCTATATCGATGGCCAGTGGATCGACGCCGATTCGGGTGAAACCGTGCCGGTCACCAACCCGTCTACCGGCGCTGTGATTACCAGCATTGCCAGCTGCGGCGCCGACGAAACCCGCCGCGCCATTGCCGCCGCCGACAAGGCCATGCCGGCCTGGCGGGCGAAATCCGCCAAAGAGCGCGCCAACATCCTGCGCAACTGGTACAACTTGGTGATGGCCAACCTGGATGATCTGTCGCTGATTCTTACCGCCGAACAGGGCAAGCCATTGGCCGAAGCCCGCGGTGAAATTATTTATGGCGCCAATTATCTCGAATGGTTTGCCGAAGAGGCGAAGCGCGTGTACGGCGACATTATACCCGCGCCCGCCGGTGATAAGCGCATCGTGGTGGTGAAGCAGCCCGTGGGCGTAGTGGCCTCCATCACGCCCTGGAACTTCCCCAACGCGATGATTACCCGCAAGGTGGCACCGGCACTGGCTGCAGGCTGTACCTTTGTGGGTAAGCCGGCCACCGAAACGCCGTTGTCTGCATTGGCGCTGGCGGTATTGGCCGAAGAGGCCGGCGTGCCGGCCGGTGTGTTCAACATGGTGTGTGGTAAAAGCTCGCGCGCCATCGGCGGCGAAATGACCAGTAACCCCATCGTGCGCAAACTGACGTTCACCGGTTCCACGCCCGTGGGCAAGGTGTTGATGGAGCAGTGCGCGGCCACCGTGAAAAAAACCTCCATGGAACTGGGCGGCAATGCACCGTTCATCGTGTTTGATGATGCGGATATTGATTCAGCCGTAGCCGGTGCTGTAGCCAGTAAATACCGCAACGCCGGCCAGACCTGTGTGTGCTCCAACCGCCTGTTGGTGCAGGAAGGTATTTATGATGCATTCGTGGCGAAACTGGCCGCAGCGGTGAAGCAATTGCCGCTGGGCGATGGCCAGGCACCGGACACCAAGGTGGGCCCGATGATTAACCAGAAGGCGGCCAATGACGTGGATGCCATGGTTAAAGATGCCGTTGAGAAAGGCGCGCAGGTGGCGCTGGGCGGCAAGTTCTCCAGCCTGGGTGCCTGCTTCTATGAACCCACCATCCTCACTCAGGTGAGTGATGACATGCGCGTGTTCCGCGAAGAAATTTTTGGCCCGGTCGCACCCGTGTTTAAATTCAAAGATGAAGCCGAAGCGATCGCCATGGCGAACGATACGGAGTTTGGTCTGGCGGCCTACTTTTACACCCGCGACATTGGCCGCGTATGGCGCGTGGGTGAAGCGTTGGAGTATGGCATCGTGGGGATTAATGAAGGCATCATTTCCAACGAGATGGCACCCTTTGGCGGCGTGAAGGAATCCGGCAGCGGCCGAGAAGGGTCCAAATACGGTATGGACGACTATCTGGAAATCAAATACATGTGCATGGGTGGTGTGGATAAATAA